A region of Mauremys mutica isolate MM-2020 ecotype Southern chromosome 2, ASM2049712v1, whole genome shotgun sequence DNA encodes the following proteins:
- the GKN2 gene encoding gastrokine-2 — MLLFLFQATVIAVLGVFWTQVYSYEVYSLPGTNGDYVQQTVTISNELHIADIHVHAGMCSSDTIFDYKHGYIATRLFSRRACFILKMEKGYIPELEEIGRLAYEKQMMNKMFSQKNLWVQYEPSDSLFGEIKEWFIFGKPIEKLCKGVPVYKVHKVEGAIRAGGCAKAGILGILGISICGKIDI, encoded by the exons ATGCTGTTATTTCTTTTTCAGGCTACAGTAATTGCTGTGCTGGGAGTCTTCTGGACTCAAGTTTATTCATATGAA GTCTATAGCCTCCCAGGAACAAACGGTGACTATGTCCAGCAAACCGTGACTATTAGCAATGAACTTCATATTGCTGATATCCATGTCCATGCTGGGATGTGCTCCTCTGATACCATTTTTGACTACAAACAT GGATATATTGCTACAAGGCTGTTTTCCCGGAGGGCCTGCTTTATCTTGAAAATGGAGAAAGGATATATCCCAGAGCTGGAAGAAATTGGACGGCTTGCTTACGAGAAACAG ATGATGAACAAGATGTTTTCCCAAAAAAACCTATGGGTGCAATATGAACCTAGTGATTCTCTATTCGGTGAAATCAAGGAGTGGTTTATCTTTGGTAAACCCATTGAGAAACTCTGCAAAGGTGTGCCTGTCTACAAGGTTCACAAGGTTGAAG GTGCCATAAGAGCTGGTGGCTGTGCTAAGGCAGGAATCCTGGGCATTTTGGGCATTTCAATCTGCGGAAAGATCGATATTTAG